One genomic segment of Alphaproteobacteria bacterium HT1-32 includes these proteins:
- the fghA gene encoding S-formylglutathione hydrolase, whose protein sequence is MTIETLSVTKTFGGQQGVYRHASALLGCDMTFSVYLPPAAEQGPVPVLWWLSGLTCTQENFTTKAGAQRYAAEAGIAIICPDTSPRDSDHPGEHDAYDFGSGAGFYLDATAAPWSQNYLMYSYITNELPDCVFGAFRLDPNRQSISGHSMGGHGALTIGIKNRDGYRSVSAFSPIVAPMQVPWGRKALAGYLGDNPDAWHAYDACALVSDRGYDRPLLIEQGLADNFLAEQLRPELFEAACAGANVPLTVNRREGYDHSYYFIASFIGDHIRWHAERLQS, encoded by the coding sequence ATGACCATTGAAACCCTCTCCGTGACAAAGACCTTTGGTGGTCAGCAGGGCGTCTACAGGCATGCGTCGGCATTGCTCGGCTGTGACATGACCTTTTCGGTCTATCTGCCCCCGGCGGCAGAACAGGGTCCGGTGCCGGTGCTCTGGTGGCTGTCAGGCCTGACCTGTACGCAGGAGAACTTTACCACCAAGGCGGGTGCGCAGCGTTATGCGGCGGAAGCCGGAATTGCGATCATCTGCCCGGATACCAGCCCGCGCGACAGTGACCATCCCGGCGAACATGACGCCTATGATTTCGGGTCCGGCGCGGGATTCTACCTTGATGCGACGGCAGCCCCCTGGTCGCAGAACTATCTTATGTACAGTTACATCACCAATGAACTGCCGGACTGCGTTTTCGGGGCTTTCCGGCTGGATCCCAACCGGCAGTCAATTTCCGGGCACAGCATGGGCGGTCACGGGGCGCTGACCATCGGTATCAAGAACCGTGATGGTTACAGGTCGGTTTCTGCCTTTTCGCCGATAGTGGCGCCGATGCAGGTTCCCTGGGGCCGGAAGGCGCTGGCCGGTTATCTCGGTGATAACCCGGATGCCTGGCATGCCTATGACGCCTGTGCGCTGGTTTCTGACCGTGGCTATGACCGGCCACTGCTGATCGAACAGGGGCTGGCAGATAATTTTCTGGCAGAACAGTTGCGCCCCGAACTGTTTGAAGCGGCCTGTGCCGGCGCGAATGTGCCGCTGACCGTCAATCGCCGGGAAGGTTATGACCACAGCTATTATTTCATCGCCAGCTTCATTGGCGATCATATCCGCTGGCATGCCGAACGGTTGCAGAGCTGA
- a CDS encoding dipeptide ABC transporter ATP-binding protein, which yields MSDLLDVSALEAHFGDGPDAVRAVRGVSFTVAPGECVAIVGESGSGKSVSALSVLQLLPYPFARHPGGSIRFQGRELLGAAEAEMRSIRGNKISMIFQEPLNSLNPLHSVEKQISEVLLEHRKMPAERARARVIELLTLVGLEALVDRLTALPHELSGGQQQRVMIAMALANEPDLLIADEPTTALDVTVQAQVLALLKDLQQRLGMGLLLITHDLGIVRRVADRVYVMQDGAVVEQGETESLFTHPQHDYTRHLLEAEPKGRPDPAPQDSDEVIATDDLWVWFPVRKGIIRRTVGHIKAVDGVTLSVRAGHTVGVVGESGSGKTTLAMALLRLERSRGPIRYQGQDIQGWSSKRMRPLRSEMQVVFQDPFGSLSPRLSVFQIVEEGLRVHGAGRDYDERRQIVSDALEEVGVDPQSMDRYPHEFSGGQRQRIAIARALALQPKLLVLDEPTSALDMSVQAQIVDLLRKLQRDRGLAYLFISHDLKVVRALSHDLIVLRGGKVVEQGPAADIFDNPSQDYTRALMKAAFEIEADDTGVVAN from the coding sequence ATGAGTGACCTGCTGGATGTCAGCGCCCTGGAAGCGCATTTCGGTGACGGACCAGATGCCGTCCGGGCCGTGCGGGGTGTCAGTTTCACGGTCGCTCCCGGCGAATGCGTGGCGATTGTCGGTGAAAGCGGTTCAGGAAAATCGGTTTCTGCGCTATCGGTTCTGCAATTGCTGCCCTATCCGTTTGCCCGTCATCCCGGCGGATCGATCCGGTTTCAGGGTCGCGAACTGCTGGGCGCTGCCGAAGCCGAGATGCGGAGCATCAGGGGCAACAAGATTTCGATGATCTTTCAGGAGCCCCTGAATTCCCTGAACCCGCTGCATTCGGTTGAAAAGCAGATCAGCGAGGTGCTGCTGGAACATCGCAAGATGCCGGCGGAACGGGCGCGGGCACGGGTCATCGAATTGCTGACACTGGTCGGGCTGGAGGCGCTTGTTGATCGCCTGACCGCCCTGCCGCATGAACTTTCCGGCGGTCAGCAGCAGCGGGTCATGATCGCCATGGCGCTGGCCAACGAACCGGATCTGCTGATAGCGGACGAGCCGACGACGGCACTGGATGTCACCGTGCAGGCACAGGTTCTGGCCCTGCTGAAGGATTTGCAGCAGCGCCTCGGCATGGGTTTGCTGCTGATTACCCACGACCTTGGCATTGTCCGGCGGGTGGCCGACCGGGTGTATGTCATGCAGGACGGTGCGGTGGTTGAACAGGGTGAGACAGAGAGTCTGTTCACTCATCCCCAGCATGACTATACCCGGCACCTGCTGGAGGCCGAACCGAAAGGCCGGCCGGACCCGGCCCCTCAGGACAGCGACGAGGTCATTGCAACTGATGACCTCTGGGTCTGGTTTCCGGTCCGCAAGGGCATCATTCGCCGGACGGTTGGTCACATCAAGGCGGTGGACGGGGTTACCCTGTCCGTCCGGGCGGGGCATACGGTCGGGGTGGTCGGGGAAAGTGGTTCAGGCAAGACAACGCTGGCGATGGCCCTGCTGCGGCTGGAACGATCGCGCGGTCCGATACGTTATCAGGGACAGGACATACAGGGCTGGAGTTCAAAACGCATGCGGCCGCTGCGCAGCGAGATGCAGGTTGTTTTTCAGGATCCGTTCGGTTCCCTCAGCCCCCGCCTCAGCGTGTTCCAGATTGTTGAGGAAGGATTGCGGGTTCACGGCGCTGGCAGGGATTATGACGAACGCCGCCAGATTGTTTCTGATGCGCTGGAGGAGGTCGGGGTTGATCCCCAGAGCATGGACCGCTATCCGCATGAATTTTCCGGCGGTCAGCGACAGCGCATCGCCATTGCCCGGGCACTGGCCCTGCAACCGAAACTGCTGGTGCTGGACGAGCCGACCAGTGCGCTGGATATGAGCGTGCAGGCGCAGATTGTCGATCTGCTGCGAAAGTTGCAGCGCGACCGGGGGCTGGCCTATCTGTTCATCAGCCATGACCTCAAGGTCGTTCGTGCCCTGTCTCATGACCTGATTGTCCTGCGTGGCGGCAAGGTGGTGGAGCAGGGTCCGGCGGCGGACATTTTCGATAACCCGTCACAGGATTATACCCGTGCCCTGATGAAAGCTGCCTTTGAGATCGAGGCCGACGACACTGGCGTGGTGGCGAACTGA
- a CDS encoding ABC transporter permease subunit, which produces MTAPPTEDRWMGLRITPIMRRRISNFRRNRRAVWSLRIFGLLFLVCLFAEFIANDRPAFVWFDGKPYFPSVVTYTETDFGGDFPTEADYRDAYLAELINEKGWIVWPPIRFSYDTVNLELTSPAPSPPDAVNWLGTDDQGRDVAARLIYGFRLSVLFGFTLTIISSIIGILAGAVQGYFGGWLDLIFQRVIEIWASMPSFQILIILSTVLVPGFWTLLIALTVFSWMGLTGLVRAEFFRARNFTYVRAARALGVSDTAIMLRHLLPNAMVATLTFLPFILSGSLVALTGLDLLGLGLPPGSPSLGELLAQGKANLQAPWLGMTAFFVISALLVLLVFVGEGVRDAFDPRKVYG; this is translated from the coding sequence ATGACGGCACCCCCGACAGAAGACCGCTGGATGGGTCTGCGGATCACCCCGATCATGCGGCGGCGGATTAGCAATTTCCGGCGCAATCGCCGGGCTGTCTGGTCGTTGCGGATCTTCGGGCTGCTGTTTCTGGTCTGTCTTTTTGCGGAATTCATCGCCAATGACCGCCCGGCTTTTGTCTGGTTTGATGGCAAACCCTATTTCCCGTCTGTCGTCACCTATACCGAGACCGACTTCGGCGGCGATTTTCCGACGGAAGCAGATTACCGTGATGCCTATCTGGCCGAGCTGATTAACGAGAAAGGCTGGATTGTCTGGCCGCCAATCCGGTTTTCCTATGACACGGTCAATCTGGAACTGACATCACCTGCCCCGTCACCGCCCGATGCCGTGAACTGGCTGGGGACCGATGATCAGGGCCGTGATGTGGCGGCCCGGCTGATCTACGGATTCCGGTTGTCGGTGCTGTTCGGTTTCACGCTGACCATCATCTCCTCGATCATCGGAATCCTGGCCGGTGCGGTGCAGGGTTACTTCGGGGGCTGGCTCGATCTGATTTTTCAGCGCGTGATTGAAATCTGGGCGTCGATGCCGTCGTTCCAGATCCTGATTATCCTGTCGACGGTGCTGGTACCCGGATTCTGGACGCTGCTGATTGCGCTGACCGTGTTCAGCTGGATGGGGCTGACCGGGCTGGTGCGGGCGGAGTTTTTCCGGGCCCGGAATTTCACCTATGTCCGGGCGGCGCGGGCGCTGGGTGTTTCCGACACGGCAATCATGCTGCGGCATCTGCTGCCCAATGCGATGGTGGCAACCCTGACCTTTCTGCCCTTCATCCTGTCCGGGTCGCTGGTGGCGCTGACCGGCCTTGACCTGCTGGGGCTTGGTCTGCCGCCGGGGTCTCCGTCGCTGGGGGAACTGCTGGCGCAGGGCAAAGCGAACCTGCAGGCGCCCTGGCTCGGCATGACGGCCTTTTTTGTCATCTCGGCCCTGCTGGTGCTGCTGGTTTTTGTCGGTGAAGGCGTGCGGGACGCGTTTGATCCGCGCAAGGTGTATGGATGA
- the yejB gene encoding microcin C ABC transporter permease YejB, whose amino-acid sequence MLSYIVRRLMLVPLTLFGILVINFAVIQFVPGGPIEQILAESQGKAGDTAGRISGEQNVDLGNSGNSSTLPGQTSSKYRGAQGVDPELIRELERQFGFDKPAWERFVDMSVNYLTFDLGNSYFQDRSIVDLVIEKLPVSISLGLWTFLLTYLISIPLGVRKAVRDGTRFDIVTSWVVIIGNAIPGFLFAILLIIIFAGGRYLDWFPLRGLVSHDFDQLSWWEQVLDYLWHMALPVLSLVIGSFAGMTLLTKNSFLDEINKQYVLTARAKGLTESRVLYGHVFRNAMLLIISGFPTAFLSLIFTGSFLIETIFSLDGLGLMGFEAIINRDYAVVLGTLYAFTLIGVIFGIINDVMYHIVDPRIDFESREV is encoded by the coding sequence ATGCTGAGCTATATCGTTCGTCGCCTGATGCTGGTGCCGCTGACCCTGTTCGGCATTCTGGTGATCAATTTTGCGGTGATCCAGTTTGTGCCAGGCGGCCCGATTGAGCAGATCCTGGCGGAATCTCAGGGCAAGGCAGGGGACACGGCGGGGCGGATCAGCGGTGAACAGAATGTGGATCTCGGCAATTCCGGGAACAGCAGCACGCTACCCGGTCAGACCAGTTCAAAATATCGCGGTGCGCAGGGGGTCGACCCGGAACTGATCCGCGAGCTGGAGCGCCAGTTCGGTTTCGACAAACCGGCCTGGGAACGGTTTGTCGATATGAGTGTCAATTATCTCACCTTTGATCTCGGCAACAGCTACTTTCAGGACCGGTCCATCGTTGATCTGGTGATCGAAAAACTGCCGGTTTCCATTTCACTGGGTCTGTGGACCTTTCTGCTGACCTATCTGATTTCAATCCCGCTGGGGGTTCGCAAGGCGGTGCGGGATGGCACCCGCTTTGATATTGTGACCAGCTGGGTTGTGATTATCGGCAATGCCATTCCGGGCTTTCTGTTCGCCATTCTGCTGATCATCATCTTTGCCGGGGGACGATATCTCGACTGGTTTCCGCTGCGCGGTCTGGTCTCGCATGATTTCGATCAGCTGTCCTGGTGGGAACAGGTGCTGGATTATCTCTGGCATATGGCGCTGCCGGTCCTGTCGCTGGTTATCGGCAGCTTTGCAGGGATGACGCTGCTGACGAAGAATTCCTTTCTGGATGAAATCAACAAGCAGTATGTGCTGACGGCGCGGGCCAAGGGGCTGACGGAAAGCCGGGTGCTTTACGGACATGTTTTCCGCAATGCCATGCTGCTGATCATTTCCGGTTTCCCGACCGCTTTCCTCAGCCTGATCTTTACCGGATCGTTTCTGATCGAGACGATTTTCTCACTCGACGGGCTGGGCCTGATGGGGTTCGAGGCGATCATCAACCGGGATTACGCCGTGGTGCTGGGCACGCTGTACGCCTTCACCCTGATTGGCGTCATCTTCGGGATTATCAATGACGTGATGTATCACATTGTCGATCCCAGGATCGACTTTGAAAGCCGGGAGGTCTGA
- a CDS encoding ABC transporter substrate-binding protein codes for MNPGRRDFLKFSGAALVASAYPFTGTRAADDIYRGHAMGMWEDPKHGPDFTHFDWVNPDAPKGGEIVQHAVGSFDSFNGFTLKGDSAPTGSIESLMTTNTDESNSEYGLLAESVAFPKDRSWVEFTLRAEARWHDGQPVTVEDAIFSLEILKTKGHPQYRFYYKNVLRGEKTGERTVRFIFDTANNRELPLITGQLPVLPKHYWESRDFEKTTLEPPLGSGPYRVESFDTGRSVTLVRVDDYWGRDLPVNRGQNNPDRIRYDYYRDRTVAFEAFKAGAYDFRHELTSSQWATGYDVPAIRSGEMKRETISHSRPTGMQCFVYNTRREKFQDPALREALAYAFDFEWSNKNLFYGIYERPKSFFENSELASTGLPSAEELKILEPMRGTIPDRVFTDEYQPPVTDGSGTPRANLRKGLDILRNAGWKITGGKLIDPKSGKPLEIEFLLSSPAFERIVLPFTKNLERLGVTSTVRTVDSAQYQNRMDSFDFDVTTDVFGQSSSPGNEQRDFWGSEAADRPGGRNTIGIKDPAIDKLVDLVIAAQTWEDLVTRCRALDRVLLWHHFVIPQWASTSFNIAWWNKFGRPEKTPKYEIGFTSWWVDPALAAKLKKSGG; via the coding sequence ATGAATCCCGGGCGACGGGATTTCCTTAAATTCTCCGGCGCGGCACTGGTTGCCTCGGCCTATCCCTTCACCGGCACCCGGGCCGCAGATGATATCTATCGCGGCCATGCGATGGGCATGTGGGAAGACCCGAAACACGGGCCGGATTTCACGCATTTTGACTGGGTCAATCCGGACGCCCCGAAGGGCGGCGAGATCGTTCAGCATGCGGTTGGCAGCTTTGACAGCTTCAACGGTTTTACGCTGAAAGGTGATTCTGCGCCGACCGGGTCGATTGAATCCCTGATGACCACCAATACGGACGAATCGAATTCCGAATACGGCCTGCTGGCAGAAAGTGTGGCCTTTCCGAAGGACCGGTCCTGGGTGGAATTTACCCTGAGGGCTGAGGCGCGCTGGCATGACGGCCAGCCGGTGACGGTTGAAGACGCGATTTTCAGTCTCGAAATCCTGAAGACCAAAGGCCATCCGCAGTACCGGTTTTATTACAAGAATGTACTGCGGGGCGAGAAGACGGGTGAACGGACAGTCCGGTTTATTTTTGACACTGCGAACAATCGTGAATTGCCGCTGATTACCGGTCAGTTGCCGGTTCTGCCGAAGCATTACTGGGAAAGCCGGGATTTCGAAAAGACGACACTGGAGCCGCCGCTGGGCAGCGGCCCGTACCGGGTTGAGAGCTTCGATACCGGACGTTCGGTGACGCTGGTGCGGGTCGATGATTACTGGGGCCGGGATCTGCCTGTCAATCGTGGACAGAACAACCCGGACCGCATCCGCTATGACTATTACCGGGACCGCACGGTGGCGTTCGAGGCCTTCAAGGCCGGGGCCTATGATTTCCGCCATGAACTGACCTCAAGCCAGTGGGCAACCGGCTATGATGTTCCGGCGATCAGAAGCGGCGAGATGAAGCGGGAGACGATTTCACACAGCCGCCCGACAGGGATGCAGTGTTTTGTCTATAATACCCGTCGGGAAAAATTTCAGGACCCGGCACTGCGCGAGGCGCTGGCCTATGCCTTCGATTTCGAATGGTCGAACAAGAACCTGTTTTACGGCATCTATGAACGCCCGAAGAGCTTCTTTGAGAATTCCGAACTGGCGTCAACCGGGCTGCCGTCAGCGGAAGAGCTGAAAATTCTGGAACCGATGCGCGGAACCATTCCGGACCGGGTTTTTACAGATGAATATCAGCCACCGGTGACGGACGGATCGGGCACGCCCCGCGCCAATTTGCGCAAAGGGCTGGATATTCTGCGAAACGCCGGCTGGAAGATTACCGGTGGCAAGCTGATTGACCCGAAATCCGGCAAGCCGCTGGAGATCGAGTTTCTGCTGAGCTCGCCCGCGTTCGAGCGGATTGTCCTGCCATTTACCAAAAACCTTGAGCGGCTCGGGGTGACCTCCACCGTTCGCACGGTGGATTCGGCTCAATACCAGAACCGTATGGACAGCTTTGATTTTGACGTGACGACGGATGTCTTTGGTCAGTCCTCTTCTCCGGGTAATGAACAGCGGGATTTCTGGGGTTCGGAAGCGGCGGACCGGCCGGGTGGCCGCAATACAATCGGCATCAAGGACCCGGCGATCGACAAGCTGGTCGATCTGGTGATCGCGGCACAGACCTGGGAAGACCTGGTGACACGCTGCCGGGCGCTGGACCGGGTGCTGCTGTGGCATCACTTCGTCATCCCGCAATGGGCGTCGACAAGCTTCAATATCGCCTGGTGGAACAAGTTCGGCCGTCCGGAGAAAACACCGAAATATGAGATCGGTTTTACCTCCTGGTGGGTTGACCCGGCGCTGGCGGCGAAGCTGAAAAAGAGCGGCGGTTGA
- a CDS encoding mechanosensitive ion channel, which produces MNSVGQEVMTVISTYGLDVIGAIIILVVGWWLAGKVSGLVRKALSRSKHVDATLEGFFASLVRYAIIIFTIIAVLNQFGVQTTSFIAVLGAAGLAIGLALQGTLSNIAAGVMLLIFRPFQVGDFIDGGGVTGTVKSISLFITEMATPDNVKIIVPNADLWGTAIKNFSANPKRRVDFVFGIGYGDDINKAMKEILAIAKKDERIDAEPAPMCVVGNLGDSSVDLTVRVWCNAADYWGIKFDTTKAVKERFDKVGISIPFPQRDVHMIQDAAAEK; this is translated from the coding sequence ATGAATTCTGTCGGCCAGGAGGTGATGACCGTCATTTCCACCTACGGCCTTGATGTCATTGGTGCGATTATCATCCTTGTTGTCGGCTGGTGGCTGGCCGGCAAGGTGTCCGGTCTGGTACGCAAGGCACTGAGCCGCAGCAAACATGTCGATGCGACACTGGAAGGCTTTTTTGCCAGTCTTGTTCGCTATGCGATCATCATTTTCACCATCATTGCTGTCCTCAACCAGTTTGGTGTTCAGACGACCAGCTTCATCGCGGTTCTGGGTGCTGCCGGCCTGGCAATCGGTCTGGCCCTGCAGGGGACGCTCTCGAACATTGCGGCTGGTGTCATGCTGCTGATTTTCCGGCCTTTTCAGGTTGGCGATTTCATTGACGGCGGCGGCGTTACCGGCACGGTCAAGTCGATCAGCCTGTTCATCACCGAAATGGCGACCCCGGATAACGTGAAGATCATCGTTCCTAATGCTGATCTCTGGGGCACGGCGATCAAGAATTTCAGCGCCAACCCGAAACGCCGGGTCGATTTTGTCTTTGGCATTGGTTACGGCGACGACATCAACAAGGCCATGAAGGAAATTCTGGCGATCGCCAAGAAAGATGAGCGTATTGATGCAGAACCGGCCCCGATGTGTGTTGTCGGCAATCTCGGTGACAGCTCGGTCGACCTGACGGTTCGTGTCTGGTGCAACGCTGCGGATTACTGGGGTATCAAGTTCGATACCACCAAAGCGGTGAAGGAACGCTTCGACAAGGTCGGCATTTCCATTCCGTTTCCGCAGCGCGATGTTCATATGATTCAGGACGCCGCTGCCGAGAAGTAA
- a CDS encoding aminotransferase class V-fold PLP-dependent enzyme: MSGNSLASLVDISRPLVGREHFTASLPPGALHFAAHSHHPRPDVTRHAMLECWDDAARLQSGKWAKVFDEVLPEAQGHIAGVLNLPQPEMIAIAANCHEFVARLFTCFDPSRPIRLLTTDSEFASFGRQMRRATERGTVTATVVPARPFGSFAERFLAAAQAGEQDLIFFSQVHFNTGFRVTGLNDLCAGLAATGAEVVVDGYHAFMAVPEDFGPAAAGSFYMAGGFKYAMSGEGACFLAVPEGCDLKPENTSWFADFRNRSGVSEGAVVYGDDGARFMGSIFDPVGLYRLNAVMRLLGSLGVGVADIHAHVHALQGLFLRAVDDLNHPVISRENLVVGGDVARGNFLAFDHAAAPDLCEALVKSGVRVDARGSVIRFGFGMYHSGGDVARLIDLLHDLD, from the coding sequence ATGTCCGGAAATAGCCTCGCCAGTCTTGTCGATATCAGCCGGCCGCTGGTCGGACGCGAGCATTTTACCGCCTCGCTGCCGCCGGGTGCGCTGCATTTTGCGGCCCATAGCCATCATCCCCGGCCGGATGTGACCCGTCATGCAATGCTGGAATGCTGGGATGATGCGGCGCGTCTGCAAAGCGGTAAATGGGCAAAGGTGTTCGATGAGGTTTTACCGGAGGCGCAGGGCCATATCGCGGGTGTTCTGAATCTGCCGCAGCCGGAGATGATTGCGATTGCTGCCAACTGCCATGAATTTGTTGCCCGGCTGTTTACCTGTTTCGATCCGTCCCGCCCGATCCGCCTGCTGACAACTGACAGCGAGTTCGCCAGCTTCGGCCGCCAGATGCGCCGCGCGACCGAACGCGGCACGGTAACCGCAACGGTGGTTCCGGCCCGGCCCTTCGGCAGTTTCGCAGAACGGTTCCTGGCTGCCGCGCAGGCAGGTGAACAGGACCTGATTTTCTTCAGTCAGGTCCATTTCAATACCGGGTTCCGTGTCACCGGCCTGAACGACCTTTGTGCCGGACTGGCCGCGACGGGGGCAGAGGTTGTGGTGGATGGCTACCACGCCTTCATGGCGGTGCCGGAAGATTTCGGTCCGGCGGCGGCTGGCAGCTTTTATATGGCGGGTGGGTTCAAATATGCGATGAGCGGTGAAGGTGCCTGCTTTCTCGCAGTTCCGGAAGGATGTGATCTGAAGCCGGAGAATACCAGTTGGTTCGCCGATTTCCGTAATCGCTCGGGGGTCAGTGAAGGTGCGGTTGTCTATGGCGATGACGGAGCCCGCTTCATGGGATCCATCTTTGACCCGGTCGGATTGTATCGCCTGAATGCGGTGATGCGGCTGCTTGGCAGCCTCGGCGTCGGTGTGGCGGATATCCATGCTCATGTTCATGCCCTTCAGGGGCTATTTCTCCGGGCTGTCGATGATTTGAACCATCCGGTGATTTCCCGGGAAAACCTGGTGGTTGGTGGCGATGTGGCGCGGGGTAACTTTCTGGCATTCGATCATGCCGCGGCCCCGGACCTGTGCGAGGCGCTGGTGAAAAGCGGCGTTCGGGTTGATGCACGGGGGTCGGTTATCCGGTTTGGCTTCGGCATGTATCATTCCGGAGGCGATGTTGCCCGATTGATTGATCTTCTGCATGATCTTGACTGA
- a CDS encoding adenylate/guanylate cyclase domain-containing protein, translating to MPFRIIEDRQTGRHFNRFPAPVPLFIDNPCPSHHFPTFPPEVKHRNMLDMISDPTVTDRPDWSPDSAISWLLTEGRFNDSVRGAFDSFMQRLSEDGAPIGRSALIIATLHPLIRGWGLRWTRRNGTGLEASFYHATQNTPAYLLSPIHHVFQESVYIRRRLNTPDARFDYPVLQEMKDQGYTDYLASPLIFSDGAVSVLTFCTEKPEGWTDNDLLQIDRLSAALAPVIEAISARRTAQILMETYIGKRSGRKVLDGHIRRGDGETINAVVWFNDLRDSTALSEELPMNRMLALLNTYFEISALAIQNNGGEVLRFVGDAMLGIFPVSDDTGGETAAAERALRAAFQTRDNMTEANAERRRNAEPDINFGIGLHIGEVMYGNVGAPARLDFSVIGPAANRAARVESLTRELGIPLLTSSAFAAISPLEMASAGLHRFKGIADMQEVFTLPEFLPHSK from the coding sequence ATGCCGTTCCGCATTATAGAAGACAGACAGACGGGCCGTCACTTCAACAGATTCCCGGCACCCGTACCGCTGTTTATTGACAATCCCTGTCCGTCACACCATTTCCCGACATTCCCGCCCGAGGTAAAACACCGTAACATGCTCGACATGATATCTGATCCGACCGTAACTGACCGGCCCGACTGGTCACCCGACTCTGCCATCAGCTGGTTGCTGACAGAAGGCCGGTTCAATGACAGTGTCCGCGGCGCATTTGACAGCTTCATGCAGCGATTATCCGAGGACGGAGCACCCATTGGCCGTTCTGCGCTGATCATTGCAACCCTGCATCCGCTGATCCGCGGCTGGGGGTTACGCTGGACACGCCGGAACGGAACCGGTCTTGAGGCCTCCTTCTACCATGCCACCCAGAATACACCGGCCTATCTGCTCAGCCCGATCCATCATGTCTTCCAGGAATCCGTCTATATCAGACGACGCCTGAACACCCCTGACGCCCGGTTTGACTATCCCGTCCTGCAGGAGATGAAGGATCAGGGCTATACCGACTATCTTGCCAGCCCGCTGATCTTCAGCGACGGGGCTGTCAGTGTCCTCACATTCTGCACCGAAAAGCCGGAAGGCTGGACCGACAATGACCTGCTCCAGATTGACCGGTTATCCGCCGCTCTTGCGCCCGTCATCGAAGCCATTTCAGCGCGACGGACAGCACAGATTCTGATGGAAACCTATATCGGCAAGCGCTCTGGCCGGAAGGTGCTGGATGGCCATATCCGGCGGGGAGACGGGGAAACCATCAACGCAGTCGTCTGGTTCAACGATCTGCGGGATTCCACCGCCTTGTCGGAAGAGCTTCCGATGAACCGCATGCTGGCCCTGCTGAATACCTATTTCGAGATATCGGCACTGGCGATCCAGAACAATGGCGGCGAAGTGCTGCGGTTCGTCGGCGATGCAATGCTGGGTATTTTCCCGGTCAGCGACGATACCGGTGGCGAAACAGCCGCCGCCGAACGTGCCCTGCGGGCCGCCTTTCAGACCCGTGACAATATGACAGAAGCCAATGCAGAACGCCGGCGCAATGCCGAACCGGACATAAACTTCGGGATTGGCCTGCATATCGGTGAAGTGATGTACGGCAATGTCGGCGCTCCGGCCCGGCTCGACTTCTCCGTGATCGGCCCTGCCGCCAACCGTGCGGCACGGGTTGAGTCGCTGACACGGGAACTCGGTATCCCGCTGCTGACATCCTCTGCCTTCGCCGCCATCAGTCCGCTGGAAATGGCGTCAGCCGGCCTGCACAGATTCAAGGGCATTGCCGACATGCAGGAAGTCTTCACCCTGCCCGAATTCCTGCCGCACAGTAAGTAA